The DNA region ATATTCTTAGTTGGTCGGTAACATTTCTCGGGCGTCTTTGAACTATATTTTTCACGAGGCTAAACGAGCTGATAATGTAGGATCTGATAGCGCAAAGTGTGAATGCAAAATTATGAAAATATATGGTCTTCCATGTGCTTGTGTTACGGCTAAAAAAGTGAAACTTTGTGACCCAATAAATATGAACGAGGTTTGCACTCATTGGAAGAGACTTAGGTTTGATGATGATAGTGTCATGAATGACGGTAAATTGAATATCTTTATTTTGATCGAACGGGAAGtgatacaagagagatttttgaaaGCCGATGATAACATGAAACTCCACATCAAAGAACAATTGAGGAAGATTTCCTATCCGGAAACCACCGACATGAAATCGACCTCTCAACCGGTAAAAACAAAAGGTTCTCCGAAGAAAATGAAGCCTATACCGAATGACAATTCAACTACACGGTCTCCTTCATATTTTGAATATGTTGACAAAAATTTTCTCGACTCATCAACACCCAAATCTCAAAAAAGTGTTGTCATAGGAGCTCGCATTAGCAAACCACCTCTGACGCCGCCTCAGCCAAAGATTCCATTCATCGACGAGATATCGGTTTTTATGCATAAATATATCGAACAAATCGTCAATGTTGTGAGGGATGTTAATTGTAGATATCGAGCTATTTTGACTTTACTCGGTAAAGGAGAAGATAGTCATACACTTGTTTTCCATCAACTTATCCAAGAGTTGAGGACTCATAAAGAATTATACACACGACTGTACGGAAAGAAAGAACACTTCGATGAAGTTTATAAGTATATTGTTCCTTGCCTTAGTGGACCGGATCCGAATACAAAATGGACGCGCTTCCTTGAAATGGATCGCATAATATCATATGCGTATGATAGAGCGTGTGTTGACCTGACACCCTACAGTTTTTCGGAAACCTTTTTCCCAATGCGCACTGccccacctcaaaatccaaatgatcATATCATGTGTATTGGATGGCTTTCAAAATGAAGTCATTTTGTTCAAGTTTACTTGAAATCAGGATGCCCTATACCACTTACATCACCTGAGTGGATGACTCATTCAACCATAAAAGTCGAGACTTGGCCGAATCATTTTATGGAAAAGATGCAAGAATTCGAGAAATTGAACAACATTGAAAAAGAATCAAATGAACAAAAGTCCAAAGGAGTACCACTAATAGATTTAGCTGGCGACATATGTTTCATTTCGTTTTAATTTATTGTTTTACCGGAAAAATAAGTGTATGTAATTGTGTCTCATTATAAATGAAATGTTATATATTCACCATCTATTCATATTTTATCTTAATGCATTTTTGTTCTTCCCCATAACAACATTTTTGTTTTTTGTAATTGAAAAAACATGTTCTTTTTTAGGGTTCTGTTTTGAAACTAGTTCAGGAGAAgttccggagatgcatcttcgaaacAAGATAATAGTGTGCATTTCTAAAGATATATCTCCGGAATCAGCATGCCAGTTATTGAGTGGTCCATATTGATAGGTTGAAGCTCAACCCGGTACTTAAAAGCTTCACATGCTTGAGATCATCCCGATGTTAAAATCTCGCAGGTTTTTGGTTAGCCCGTCTAAAACCAAGATATTTAGCTTAAAGATTATGGAACTTGAAGACTAACCAATCCAAAGTTCGTGTTTGTGGAAGGAAGACTAACCGCTTCAATTCACCATTTGGAAAGGAAGATTGTCCCCCTTCACTCTCAAGCTTATTATGAAGAAAAGACGCAAACACACACATCTATCGTCTTGTATATTGTGACTGAAGGTCAATCATAATTTTCTTATATAAGGGAGTTCGTGAGTCTTTCCTACTAAAAACTCTCAATGTTTAATGGAAAACCTCAAGATCAATTCTTGTGGAGAGGAGTAAGTCCTTTTGTTTTGACTGAACCTCTATGACTCTTGGTGTTTCTCTTTTCCCTTAACCCCTTTTATTTATGCAATTCAGTTTTCCTATTTTATTTTTCGTTGCTTAGTTTTTCAAATAgttttaaattctgattttattttccaaaaGTGTTCAAAACCAAGTTTTTCCAAACCACACAATTCACCCCCTCTTGTGTGTGAAGTCTTAAATCCAATATTCACACACGTAAACTTAATGTCATAATCTCACAAACATTCTTTGCCtttgaaaatataaaaaagagTGAGGCAAAAACAAGACAAAAAACAATAACATATATATCAGGAAAATCAATTAGATAAACAATTACACAAATATTTATATATCTGATAAACCCTAAACATTACAAACACTTAATTCATAAGAAGATATCGAGAGAAGAAGAAATCATACATCATACTCAAAATTGAATAGAAAAATCAACTAAgtcattatatatatatatatatatatatatatatatataatatatatatatatatatatatatatatatatatatatatatatatatatatatatatatatatatatatatatggaagTCATAAAATGGTATTAACATCAAACGTCAAAACAATTAATAGTTAAATTAAAATTCATGATATGGTAAAAAATTAAATGCTATGAGGGTGTTTGAGAGGCAAGTTAGATGTCAATTTAAGAGAAATCAGGATCACAAAGACCTTCAGTCACCTAACAAATATCAAAGGTAAAACCATTTGCCATGTTgacaaaaataaacaaataacATAATTAAAAAGAAATATGGGATGAGAAAAATGCATAAGATGTTATAGAGGTTTGACTTAACCACTTGGCTGACTCTTGTCCCTAAGAATTTCTTCTTGAGAGTTTCCACTATAAATTTGAGCTTTTCATAAGTTATGCCCACAAACCTTCTTATAAACAAATTTGAAGTTTTACATTGGCTATCATCTAAATTAAACACGAGATTTATAGCAGGCTAATATCATAACCAAATTAGATCTTATATATCAAGCATGGCTCACAAACCAAACAGTGATTTCAATGGAGAATCTCACAAATCAAATGAGAGCTTTTACACCAGGCAAAACTCACGGATCAAACAGAGATTTTAATGGACAATCTCACGAACCAAAGAATAAATTCTCACTAAGATATTTTCCGCAAGAGCTAAAATCCTCATGCACCAATTATAACATCACCCCAGCATCATAATACACAGGAAAATCCTCGTTGATATTTTCCAATCCTAAAGCACTAAGACAATTTTAgtgaaattaaagaaatgagaAGAAACTGAGTAGAGAATAAGAAATTATGTCACAAAAAAACTTATGTGTGATTTAAAAGTGAGGAGAACCCTCTCTTTACAAGAGATAAATCAGGCTTAAAAAGGAAAATTATTCATTGGCTT from Lathyrus oleraceus cultivar Zhongwan6 chromosome 1, CAAS_Psat_ZW6_1.0, whole genome shotgun sequence includes:
- the LOC127092367 gene encoding uncharacterized protein LOC127092367 — encoded protein: MVGVTSTEKTYSVGFVFLEFEKEDNFTWALEVCQTLLKDQGEMPKSIVTDCNTALMTLVAKIFPSSNALLCRYRITKNVGSQVKPAVGKKQIESEDGKIVKLVGNISRASLNYIFHEAKRADNVGSDSAKCECKIMKIYGLPCACVTAKKVKLCDPINMNEVCTHWKRLRFDDDSVMNDGKLNIFILIEREVIQERFLKADDNMKLHIKEQLRKISYPETTDMKSTSQPVKTKGSPKKMKPIPNDNSTTRSPSYFEYVDKNFLDSSTPKSQKSVVIGARISKPPLTPPQPKIPFIDEISVFMHKYIEQIVNVVRDVNCRYRAILTLLGKGEDSHTLVFHQLIQELRTHKELYTRLYGKKEHFDEVYKYIVPCLSGPDPNTKWTRFLEMDRIISYAYDRACVDLTPYSFSETFFPMRTAPPQNPNDHIMCIGWLSK